DNA from candidate division KSB1 bacterium:
TTAGACTTGCCGGGAAAAGGGAGAATTTGTATCTTAAATTATTTGAGCGTTTAACAGGATTGAAATGAAATCAGCAATCGAAGACCATAAAGAAAATCCAAATTTAATCGTCCTGTTTGACGGCGTTTGTGCCCTTTGTGATCGGACGGTTCAGTTTCTACTCAAAAGAGACAAACAAGGTGTCCTGAAATTCGCCCCGTTACAAGGACCAACTGCTGCGGCAATTCTGAAACGGCATCCGGAAATTGAGGATAATACACGGAGTGTAATTTTTGTGCAAAATTATGATACTGCCAGGGAATTTATCTCAGTTAGATCTCAGGCGATCCTCGATTGTGTATCAACTCTCGGTGGTGTTTGGCGAGTTGCCTCGGGACTGAGAATTGTTCCGCTTTTTCTGAGGGATGGGTTTTATAATTTTATTGCCCGGAAGCGTTATCGTTGGTTTGGAAAATATGAGGAGTGCATTGTGCCGCCACCAGAGATGAAGGAGAGGTTTATGGAGTAGGGGTTTAGCCTTCAGCAGTCAGCTTTCAGCGGTCAGCAAATAATTATGATCCGCTTCTGAGCGTCTTTATGAAAGATGTGAGCATTTTTTTAATTTCTACAATCTCCTCATTTAGCTCATTGTACTGAATGTTTTCTATGAAATCAAGACTGTTGGCCAGCATGAACAAATATTCTACCTCCGAGGCTGAACCCATTGCAATTTGAAGAAATCGTGCGAAATCCAGGTCGGTTTCCCTACCACACCCTTCTGCAATATTAGTTGGAATGGAAGCACACGCCCGTCTAATTTGACTGGTTAAACTATAAAGTTCTTCGCGTGGAAAAGTTGCGGTGATTTCATAAACTTTTAAAGTCAGACGATGAGACTTTACCCAAACCTGTTGTTTTCTAAAATCTCTCATGGTTTTTTAGCCATCAGTTATAAGCTTTTGAACGGTTCTGTTGAGACTGTCGAAAAAGGTCAGATTCAACACAAAATAGTAGCAATTGTGTAAGCAGTTTTATACATTAACTATTAGTATTCACTGATAGTTAGAGGCGATAATGGCTAAGTATAAACCTTACAATTATGACCAGATGGTCATGATTCCCATCACGCTGAAAGAACAACTAGAACCGGGAACCATAGAATACGCCATCCACGAATTAGTCGAGAAGAAAATCGACCTGTCGGTTTTCGAGAACCGCTTTAAGAACGACGACACCGGCGCATCCGCCTTCGACCCCAAAATCCTGCTTCAAATCGTTCTGTTTGCCTACTCAAGAGGCATTATCGGTTCCCGTCCTATCGAACGGGCTTGCCGTGAGAATATCATCTTCATGGCCCTGGGCTGCGGCTTTCAACCCGACCACAGCACCATCGCCCATTTTGTCTCTTCGATGAAAGAGGAAATCGAATCGATTTTCTGCAACATCCTGCTGGTGTGTGAGGAGCTGAATCTTTTGGGCGGCACCCATTTCTCCCTGGATGGACTCAAGCTGCCCTCAAATGCCTCGAAAGAATGGAGCGGCACATTTAAGGAGTTGCAGAAGAAACGGGATAAACTGCGAGAGAAGTTAAACGAAGTTCTCTCTGAGCATATCCACA
Protein-coding regions in this window:
- a CDS encoding four helix bundle protein codes for the protein MRDFRKQQVWVKSHRLTLKVYEITATFPREELYSLTSQIRRACASIPTNIAEGCGRETDLDFARFLQIAMGSASEVEYLFMLANSLDFIENIQYNELNEEIVEIKKMLTSFIKTLRSGS
- a CDS encoding thiol-disulfide oxidoreductase DCC family protein; protein product: MKSAIEDHKENPNLIVLFDGVCALCDRTVQFLLKRDKQGVLKFAPLQGPTAAAILKRHPEIEDNTRSVIFVQNYDTAREFISVRSQAILDCVSTLGGVWRVASGLRIVPLFLRDGFYNFIARKRYRWFGKYEECIVPPPEMKERFME